The Bos indicus isolate NIAB-ARS_2022 breed Sahiwal x Tharparkar chromosome X, NIAB-ARS_B.indTharparkar_mat_pri_1.0, whole genome shotgun sequence genome has a window encoding:
- the RTL5 gene encoding retrotransposon Gag-like protein 5 — MSEAAGNLNSLRMANVALREELNALRGENANLGLQLGRALAEVNSLRGNVSSYMRWPVSGVPALSEENFEFPLSEIDAAPEGELPFLCWPPPRTEPEYAPDELLISVIQDCSTSGAPTDPPPMPSPPPPALPPPPAKELPPQPLLPPLERPEIEPFSGDPVYLAEFLMQLETFIADHEDHFPGGAERVAFLISFFAGEAKDWAVSVTQEGSPLHANFPRFLDEIRKQFCGPIPPSVAKKAIRKLKQGDCTLGSYADAFQFLAQFLSWDDCRLQNQFLKGLSEFFRKELLWSTEMADLDELILECVEIERKVRVPKPMPLPGVRNIFFPFAADRNLEGEEGEECHSGDQDEEARRRRILNKDQRRRVRAIQQETSGEEEEKRRKREEEMRKELKQKGEEDGEEEEEEEEAEEKEEKEEEEEEGMRKKRKKEEEDQSKDKKEEEHEGGLQEPEQEPEQEPEQEQETEDETQDDDLDELMEMEPTYANASSQTSGYYHENFLDVTPPIIQPSRRRNQNRLPLLEGLPGINSPFYSSPPLIRRAGRLGQRQIRRRPPVLFRLTPRQGGHRAARGRIRV, encoded by the coding sequence ATGTCCGAGGCGGCCGGGAATCTCAATAGCCTCCGCATGGCGAACGTGGCCCTGCGAGAAGAATTAAATGCCCTTCGCGGGGAGAATGCCAATCTGGGCCTTCAGCTCGGCAGAGCCCTGGCCGAGGTCAATTCCTTGCGGGGCAATGTCTCGAGCTACATGCGCTGGCCGGTCTCCGGGGTGCCCGCCCTTTCTGAGGAGAACTTTGAGTTCCCGCTCAGTGAGATCGACGCCGCTCCCGAGGGAGAACTGCCCTTCCTGTGCTGGCCTCCCCCGCGCACCGAGCCCGAGTATGCCCCGGACGAGCTGTTGATTAGCGTGATCCAGGATTGCAGTACTTCCGGCGCACCCACCGACCCACCCCCAATGCCCAGTCCACCCCCGCCGGCGCTGCCCCCGCCTCCGGCCAAGGAGCTGCCCCCGCAGCCTCTTCTGCCGCCGCTGGAGCGGCCTGAGATAGAGCCCTTCTCGGGCGACCCAGTCTACCTGGCTGAATTCTTGATGCAGCTAGAGACTTTCATAGCCGACCATGAGGATCATTTCCCCGGGGGCGCTGAGCGGGTGGCCTTTCTGATCTCCTTTTTCGCTGGTGAAGCCAAGGACTGGGCAGTCTCAGTCACCCAGGAAGGAAGCCCCCTGCATGCTAACTTTCCGCGCTTCCTAGATGAAATCCGTAAGCAATTCTGTGGCCCCATTCCCCCAAGCGTGGCAAAAAAAGCCATCCGCAAGCTCAAGCAGGGAGACTGTACCCTGGGCAGCTATGCAGATGCTTTTCAGTTCCTGGCTCAGTTCTTGTCTTGGGATGACTGCCGCCTTCAAAACCAGTTCCTCAAAGGCTTATCAGAGTTCTTCCGCAAGGAGCTCTTATGGTCAACTGAAATGGCCGACCTGGACGAGCTGATTCTCGAGTGTGTGGAGATAGAAAGAAAAGTGCGTGTCCCCAAGCCAATGCCACTCCCTGGGGTTCGCAATATCTTCTTCCCTTTTGCAGCAGACCGTAATCTCGAAGGTGAAGAGGGAGAAGAGTGCCACAGTGGGGATCAAGATGAAGAGGCACGCAGGCGCAGGATTCTCAACAAGGACCAGCGGAGGCGCGTGAGAGCAATCCAACAAGAGACcagcggggaggaggaggagaagaggaggaagagggaggaagagatgaGGAAGGAGCTGAAACAGAAAGGGGAGGAggacggggaggaggaggaggaagaagaggaggcggaagaaaaggaggagaaagaagaggaggaagaggaggggatgaggaagaagaggaagaaggaggaggaagatcaGAGTAAGGATAAGAAAGAAGAGGAACATGAGGGTGGCCTCCAGGAACCAGAGCAGGAGCCCGAGCAAGAGCCCGAGCaggagcaggagacagaggatgagacccAAGATGATGACCTGGATGAACTGATGGAGATGGAGCCCACCTACGCCAACGCTTCATCCCAGACTTCCGGCTACTATCATGAAAACTTCCTAGATGTGACGCCTCCCATCATACAGCCCAGCAGACGGAGGAACCAGAATCGACTCCCACTTCTGGAGGGCCTTCCAGGTATCAATTCACCATTCTACAGTTCGCCGCCGCTAATTCGCCGCGCAGGTCGCCTGGGGCAACGCCAAATTCGACGCCGTCCCCCAGTGCTATTTCGCCTCACTCCGAGGCAGGGGGGCCACCGGGCTGCACGGGGCCGTATTCGCGTGTGA